The Flavobacterium praedii genome window below encodes:
- a CDS encoding M3 family metallopeptidase — protein sequence MNILLQKFITKLDTAPFSKIRNEDYLPAFQEGIVLAKAEIDFIVNNPENPNFQNTIEALSFSGDTLDRISSIFFNLNSAETSDEMQKIAQDVSPLLSEFGNDVRLNAALFAKVKTVYDQRESLNLNPEQITLLDKQYKSFSRNGANLPENKKNQLREIDKELSKLSLQFGENVLAETNAFELHLTDENDLAGLPEGTIEAARSLAKAQEKEGWIFTLDHPSYIPFVTYADNRELRKKMAIAFGARCFQNNEFDNQEIVLKIAKLRFERANLLGYKTHAHFVLEERMAESPEKVLSFSNDLLAKAKPAAQKEFDQLSAFAKELDGIEQLEKWDGAYYSEKLKQQLFNLDDEKLKPYFQLEKVLNGAFTIAEKLYGLTFTEVFDIDKYHEEVTTYEVTDKNNELVAVFYADFFPRKGKRNGAWMTSYKSQYIKDGINERPHISNVCNFTKPTETKPSLLTFNEVTTLFHEFGHGLHGMLANTTYPNLSGTSVYWDFVELPSQIMENWCYEPEALALFAHHYETGEIIPQEYVQKIKESASFQEGLATMRQLSFGLLDMAWHGQDPTNIVDIKAFETEQFASTQLYPDVKENAMSTAFSHIFQGGYSSGYYSYKWAEVLDADAFDYFLEEGIFNMEVAEKFKEHVLSKGGTEHPMILYKRFRGQEPKPDALLKRAGLL from the coding sequence ATGAATATATTACTTCAAAAATTTATTACAAAACTAGACACTGCGCCATTTTCAAAAATAAGAAACGAAGATTACCTCCCTGCTTTTCAAGAAGGTATCGTTTTGGCAAAAGCCGAAATAGATTTCATTGTTAACAATCCTGAAAACCCTAATTTTCAAAATACAATTGAAGCTTTATCTTTTAGCGGAGATACTTTGGATCGAATTTCAAGTATTTTTTTTAATCTAAATTCTGCTGAAACAAGTGACGAAATGCAAAAAATAGCGCAAGACGTTTCTCCTTTGCTTTCTGAGTTTGGAAATGACGTTCGTTTGAACGCTGCTTTATTTGCCAAAGTAAAAACCGTTTATGACCAAAGAGAATCTTTAAACTTAAATCCAGAGCAAATAACGCTTTTGGACAAACAATATAAAAGTTTTTCTAGAAATGGTGCTAATTTACCTGAAAACAAAAAAAATCAGTTACGAGAAATTGACAAAGAGTTATCTAAACTGAGCTTGCAGTTTGGTGAAAATGTTTTGGCTGAAACCAATGCTTTCGAATTGCACCTTACTGATGAAAATGATTTAGCGGGTTTACCGGAAGGCACTATCGAAGCCGCTCGTTCTTTGGCGAAAGCCCAAGAAAAAGAAGGCTGGATTTTCACCTTGGATCATCCTAGTTACATTCCGTTTGTGACGTATGCAGATAATCGCGAATTGCGCAAAAAAATGGCTATTGCTTTTGGCGCCAGATGTTTTCAAAATAACGAATTTGACAATCAAGAAATTGTTTTAAAAATTGCCAAACTGCGTTTTGAAAGAGCCAATCTTTTAGGTTATAAAACTCACGCCCATTTTGTTTTGGAAGAACGCATGGCCGAAAGCCCTGAGAAAGTGCTGTCTTTTTCGAATGATTTATTGGCCAAAGCCAAACCAGCTGCACAAAAAGAATTTGATCAATTATCGGCTTTCGCCAAAGAATTAGATGGTATCGAACAGCTTGAAAAATGGGACGGTGCCTATTATTCAGAGAAATTGAAACAGCAATTATTCAATTTAGATGACGAAAAACTGAAACCTTATTTTCAATTAGAGAAAGTATTGAACGGCGCTTTTACCATTGCCGAAAAATTATACGGACTGACTTTTACCGAGGTTTTCGATATCGACAAATACCATGAAGAAGTAACTACATACGAAGTAACAGATAAAAACAACGAATTGGTCGCTGTTTTCTACGCTGATTTCTTTCCTAGAAAAGGGAAACGAAACGGTGCTTGGATGACTTCATACAAATCACAATATATAAAAGACGGCATAAACGAAAGACCACACATTTCGAATGTATGCAACTTTACAAAACCTACCGAAACCAAACCGTCACTTTTAACATTTAACGAAGTGACCACTTTATTTCACGAATTTGGTCACGGATTGCACGGAATGTTAGCCAATACCACCTACCCAAATCTTTCAGGAACATCTGTATATTGGGACTTTGTAGAATTACCAAGTCAGATTATGGAAAACTGGTGCTACGAGCCAGAAGCTTTGGCTTTGTTTGCACACCATTACGAAACTGGAGAAATTATTCCACAGGAATATGTACAAAAAATAAAAGAAAGTGCTAGTTTCCAAGAAGGTTTAGCAACGATGCGCCAATTGAGTTTTGGATTGTTGGATATGGCTTGGCACGGACAAGACCCAACCAATATTGTAGATATCAAAGCGTTTGAAACCGAGCAATTTGCTTCGACACAATTGTATCCTGATGTTAAGGAAAATGCGATGAGTACTGCCTTTTCACATATTTTTCAAGGAGGATATTCTTCAGGTTATTACAGTTACAAATGGGCCGAAGTATTAGATGCAGATGCTTTTGATTATTTCTTAGAAGAAGGGATATTTAATATGGAGGTAGCAGAGAAATTTAAAGAACATGTACTCTCAAAAGGAGGAACAGAACACCCGATGATTTTGTACAAACGATTTAGAGGACAAGAACCAAAACCAGATGCTTTGTTGAAAAGAGCGGGGTTATTATAG